A stretch of the Helicoverpa zea isolate HzStark_Cry1AcR chromosome 15, ilHelZeax1.1, whole genome shotgun sequence genome encodes the following:
- the LOC124636815 gene encoding protein groucho-like isoform X2 produces MYPTATRHPAAAVRGPQPPAGPIKFTIADTLERIKEEFNFLQAQYHTLKLECEKLASEKTEMQRHYVMYYEMSYGLNVEMHKQTEIAKRLSAIIGQVLPFLAQEHQQQVASAVERAKQVTMSELNAIIGQQQQQGLQQLLQIHASAGLSHGVGGAQALLGAGGLLFAPGAAPPPPPHLPPPAHKVELPPPADIKPPVLPGGPAPPPLLPGQPPPRDDDRLGPRGHPQFSPKPRRSVSPHEREQKYRPRSPEPEALDVKRRKEEKVLGHVSLCSDSDAEKSDQDLVVDVANEEERGSPSVRTEGGERTENGPRPPSRSGSSSSRSTPKSSKDEKPGTPGSTAGCTGGAGGKPRAGTPTGRYALPYAYRAPHAPLYDPRANGIAPAKPAYSYHSCGGPLQPVGFPADALGGAGVPRAARAVAALPHGEVVCAVALSLAGASRHAYTGGKGCVKLWDISNPGSPAALEPLSQLDCLQRDNYIRSVKLLPDGRTLIVGGEASNLSIWDLASPTPRMRAELTSSAPACYALAISPDSKVCFSCCSDGNIAVWDLQNQTLVRQFQGHTDGASCIDISGDGTRLWTGGLDNTVRSWDLREGRQLHQHDFSSQIFSLGYCPTGSWLAVGMENSHVEVLHAGKPDRYQLLLHESCVLSLKFAAAGKWFVSTGKDNLLNAWRTPYGASIFQSKESSSVLSCDISADDKFIVTGSGDKKATVYEVMY; encoded by the exons ATGTATCCAACTGCTACGCGGCACCCGGCGGCCGCGGTAAGg GGACCTCAGCCACCTGCAGGACCTATAAAATTTACAATAGCTGACACACTAGAGAGAATTAAAGAGGAATTCAACTTTTTACAAGCCCAATATCACAC tttgaaattggaatgtGAGAAACTGGCCAGTGAGAAGACGGAAATGCAGAGGCATTATGTTATG TATTATGAAATGTCATATGGTCTTAATGTGGAGATGCATAAACAG aCAGAAATAGCAAAGAGACTGAGTGCTATCATAGGGCAGGTGCTCCCGTTCTTGGCACAGGAGCATCAGCAACAAGTGGCTTCTGCCGTGGAGAGAGCTAAGCAAGTCACCATGTCAGAACTCAACGCTATCATTGGG CAACAACAACAGCAGGGTCTGCAGCAACTGCTT CAGATCCACGCGAGCGCAGGCCTGTCGCACGGCGTGGGCGGCGCGCAGGCGCTGCTGGGCGCCGGCGGCTTGCTGTTCGCGCCCGGCGCCGCGCCCCCGCCCCCGCCGCATCTACCTCCCCCCGCACACAAG GTGGAGCTCCCCCCTCCCGCGGACATAAAGCCCCCCGTGCTGCCGGGCGggccggcgccgccgccgctgctgccgGGGCAGCCGCCGCCTAGAGACGACGACCGGCTCGGTCCTAGGGGGCATCCACAG TTTTCCCCCAAGCCGCGTCGCTCGGTGTCCCCGCACGAGCGCGAGCAGAAGTACCGGCCGCGCTCGCCCGAGCCCGAGGCCCTCGACGTCAAGCGCAGGAAGGAGGAGAAGGTACTGGGCCATGTGAGTCTATGTAGT GACAGCGACGCCGAAAAAAGTGATCAAGATCTTGTTGTTGATGTGGCAAATGAG GAGGAGAGAGGGTCACCCAGTGTCCGCACGGAGGGGGGAGAGAGGACAGAGAACGGGCCGCGACCTCCCTCGAGATCAGGCTCGTCCTCAAGCCGATCCACGCCCAAGAGTTCCAAAGAC GAGAAGCCTGGCACACCGGGCAGCACAGCGGGCTGcacgggcggcgcgggcggcaaGCCGCGGGCCGGGACGCCGACCGGGCGCTACGCGCTGCCCTACGCCTACCGCGCCCCGCACGCGCCGCTCTACGACCCGCGCGCCAACGGCATCGCGCCTGCCAAGCC TGCATATTCATACCACTCATGCGGCGGCCCCCTGCAGCCGGTGGGCTTCCCGGCGGACGCGCTGGGCGGCGCGGGCGTgccgcgggcggcgcgcgccgTGGCGGCGCTGCCGCACGGCGAGGTCGTCTGTGCAGTCGCGCTGTCACTGGCGGGGGCATCGCGACACGCCTACACCGGCGGCAAGGGCTGCGTCAAACTATGGGATATATCCAACCCAGGCTCACCTGCGGCGTTAGAACCGTTGTCGCAGCTTGATTGTttg CAACGCGACAACTACATCCGTTCGGTGAAGCTGCTGCCGGACGGGCGGACGCTGATCGTGGGCGGCGAGGCGTCCAACCTGTCCATCTGGGACCTGGCGTCGCCCACGCCGCGCATGCGCGCCGAGCTCACCTCCTCCGCGCCCGCCTGCTACGCGCTCGCCATCAGCCCCGACTCCAAG GTGTGCTTCAGCTGTTGTTCAGACGGCAACATAGCGGTGTGGGATCTTCAGAACCAAACATTAGTTAGGCAATTCCAAG GTCACACGGACGGCGCGTCGTGCATCGACATCAGCGGCGACGGCACGCGGCTGTGGACGGGCGGGCTGGACAACACCGTCCGCTCGTGGGACCTGCGCGAGGGCCGCCAGCTGCACCAGCACGACTTCTCCAGCCAGATCTTCTCGCTCGGATACTGTCCCACGG GTTCGTGGCTAGCAGTGGGCATGGAGAACTCTCACGTGGAGGTGCTACACGCGGGCAAGCCGGACCGCTACCAGCTGCTGCTGCACGAGTCCTGCGTGCTGTCGCTGAAGTTCGCGGCCGCCGGCAAGTGGTTCGTGTCCACGGGGAAGGACAACCTGCTCAATGCCTGGCGTACGCCCTATGGAGCTAGTATATTCCAG TCTAAGGAGTCATCATCGGTGCTCAGTTGTGATATATCAGCGGACGATAAGTTCATAGTGACGGGTTCAGGTGACAAGAAGGCGACAGTCTACGAAGTGATGTACTGA
- the LOC124636815 gene encoding protein groucho-like isoform X6, translating to MYPTATRHPAAAVRGPQPPAGPIKFTIADTLERIKEEFNFLQAQYHTLKLECEKLASEKTEMQRHYVMYYEMSYGLNVEMHKQTEIAKRLSAIIGQVLPFLAQEHQQQVASAVERAKQVTMSELNAIIGQQIHASAGLSHGVGGAQALLGAGGLLFAPGAAPPPPPHLPPPAHKVELPPPADIKPPVLPGGPAPPPLLPGQPPPRDDDRLGPRGHPQFSPKPRRSVSPHEREQKYRPRSPEPEALDVKRRKEEKVLGHVSLCSDSDAEKSDQDLVVDVANEEERGSPSVRTEGGERTENGPRPPSRSGSSSSRSTPKSSKDEKPGTPGSTAGCTGGAGGKPRAGTPTGRYALPYAYRAPHAPLYDPRANGIAPAKPAYSYHSCGGPLQPVGFPADALGGAGVPRAARAVAALPHGEVVCAVALSLAGASRHAYTGGKGCVKLWDISNPGSPAALEPLSQLDCLQRDNYIRSVKLLPDGRTLIVGGEASNLSIWDLASPTPRMRAELTSSAPACYALAISPDSKVCFSCCSDGNIAVWDLQNQTLVRQFQGHTDGASCIDISGDGTRLWTGGLDNTVRSWDLREGRQLHQHDFSSQIFSLGYCPTGSWLAVGMENSHVEVLHAGKPDRYQLLLHESCVLSLKFAAAGKWFVSTGKDNLLNAWRTPYGASIFQSKESSSVLSCDISADDKFIVTGSGDKKATVYEVMY from the exons ATGTATCCAACTGCTACGCGGCACCCGGCGGCCGCGGTAAGg GGACCTCAGCCACCTGCAGGACCTATAAAATTTACAATAGCTGACACACTAGAGAGAATTAAAGAGGAATTCAACTTTTTACAAGCCCAATATCACAC tttgaaattggaatgtGAGAAACTGGCCAGTGAGAAGACGGAAATGCAGAGGCATTATGTTATG TATTATGAAATGTCATATGGTCTTAATGTGGAGATGCATAAACAG aCAGAAATAGCAAAGAGACTGAGTGCTATCATAGGGCAGGTGCTCCCGTTCTTGGCACAGGAGCATCAGCAACAAGTGGCTTCTGCCGTGGAGAGAGCTAAGCAAGTCACCATGTCAGAACTCAACGCTATCATTGGG CAGCAGATCCACGCGAGCGCAGGCCTGTCGCACGGCGTGGGCGGCGCGCAGGCGCTGCTGGGCGCCGGCGGCTTGCTGTTCGCGCCCGGCGCCGCGCCCCCGCCCCCGCCGCATCTACCTCCCCCCGCACACAAG GTGGAGCTCCCCCCTCCCGCGGACATAAAGCCCCCCGTGCTGCCGGGCGggccggcgccgccgccgctgctgccgGGGCAGCCGCCGCCTAGAGACGACGACCGGCTCGGTCCTAGGGGGCATCCACAG TTTTCCCCCAAGCCGCGTCGCTCGGTGTCCCCGCACGAGCGCGAGCAGAAGTACCGGCCGCGCTCGCCCGAGCCCGAGGCCCTCGACGTCAAGCGCAGGAAGGAGGAGAAGGTACTGGGCCATGTGAGTCTATGTAGT GACAGCGACGCCGAAAAAAGTGATCAAGATCTTGTTGTTGATGTGGCAAATGAG GAGGAGAGAGGGTCACCCAGTGTCCGCACGGAGGGGGGAGAGAGGACAGAGAACGGGCCGCGACCTCCCTCGAGATCAGGCTCGTCCTCAAGCCGATCCACGCCCAAGAGTTCCAAAGAC GAGAAGCCTGGCACACCGGGCAGCACAGCGGGCTGcacgggcggcgcgggcggcaaGCCGCGGGCCGGGACGCCGACCGGGCGCTACGCGCTGCCCTACGCCTACCGCGCCCCGCACGCGCCGCTCTACGACCCGCGCGCCAACGGCATCGCGCCTGCCAAGCC TGCATATTCATACCACTCATGCGGCGGCCCCCTGCAGCCGGTGGGCTTCCCGGCGGACGCGCTGGGCGGCGCGGGCGTgccgcgggcggcgcgcgccgTGGCGGCGCTGCCGCACGGCGAGGTCGTCTGTGCAGTCGCGCTGTCACTGGCGGGGGCATCGCGACACGCCTACACCGGCGGCAAGGGCTGCGTCAAACTATGGGATATATCCAACCCAGGCTCACCTGCGGCGTTAGAACCGTTGTCGCAGCTTGATTGTttg CAACGCGACAACTACATCCGTTCGGTGAAGCTGCTGCCGGACGGGCGGACGCTGATCGTGGGCGGCGAGGCGTCCAACCTGTCCATCTGGGACCTGGCGTCGCCCACGCCGCGCATGCGCGCCGAGCTCACCTCCTCCGCGCCCGCCTGCTACGCGCTCGCCATCAGCCCCGACTCCAAG GTGTGCTTCAGCTGTTGTTCAGACGGCAACATAGCGGTGTGGGATCTTCAGAACCAAACATTAGTTAGGCAATTCCAAG GTCACACGGACGGCGCGTCGTGCATCGACATCAGCGGCGACGGCACGCGGCTGTGGACGGGCGGGCTGGACAACACCGTCCGCTCGTGGGACCTGCGCGAGGGCCGCCAGCTGCACCAGCACGACTTCTCCAGCCAGATCTTCTCGCTCGGATACTGTCCCACGG GTTCGTGGCTAGCAGTGGGCATGGAGAACTCTCACGTGGAGGTGCTACACGCGGGCAAGCCGGACCGCTACCAGCTGCTGCTGCACGAGTCCTGCGTGCTGTCGCTGAAGTTCGCGGCCGCCGGCAAGTGGTTCGTGTCCACGGGGAAGGACAACCTGCTCAATGCCTGGCGTACGCCCTATGGAGCTAGTATATTCCAG TCTAAGGAGTCATCATCGGTGCTCAGTTGTGATATATCAGCGGACGATAAGTTCATAGTGACGGGTTCAGGTGACAAGAAGGCGACAGTCTACGAAGTGATGTACTGA
- the LOC124636815 gene encoding protein groucho-like isoform X4, translating into MYPTATRHPAAAVRGPQPPAGPIKFTIADTLERIKEEFNFLQAQYHTLKLECEKLASEKTEMQRHYVMYYEMSYGLNVEMHKQTEIAKRLSAIIGQVLPFLAQEHQQQVASAVERAKQVTMSELNAIIGQQQQQGLQQLLQQIHASAGLSHGVGGAQALLGAGGLLFAPGAAPPPPPHLPPPAHKVELPPPADIKPPVLPGGPAPPPLLPGQPPPRDDDRLGPRGHPQFSPKPRRSVSPHEREQKYRPRSPEPEALDVKRRKEEKVLGHDSDAEKSDQDLVVDVANEEERGSPSVRTEGGERTENGPRPPSRSGSSSSRSTPKSSKDEKPGTPGSTAGCTGGAGGKPRAGTPTGRYALPYAYRAPHAPLYDPRANGIAPAKPAYSYHSCGGPLQPVGFPADALGGAGVPRAARAVAALPHGEVVCAVALSLAGASRHAYTGGKGCVKLWDISNPGSPAALEPLSQLDCLQRDNYIRSVKLLPDGRTLIVGGEASNLSIWDLASPTPRMRAELTSSAPACYALAISPDSKVCFSCCSDGNIAVWDLQNQTLVRQFQGHTDGASCIDISGDGTRLWTGGLDNTVRSWDLREGRQLHQHDFSSQIFSLGYCPTGSWLAVGMENSHVEVLHAGKPDRYQLLLHESCVLSLKFAAAGKWFVSTGKDNLLNAWRTPYGASIFQSKESSSVLSCDISADDKFIVTGSGDKKATVYEVMY; encoded by the exons ATGTATCCAACTGCTACGCGGCACCCGGCGGCCGCGGTAAGg GGACCTCAGCCACCTGCAGGACCTATAAAATTTACAATAGCTGACACACTAGAGAGAATTAAAGAGGAATTCAACTTTTTACAAGCCCAATATCACAC tttgaaattggaatgtGAGAAACTGGCCAGTGAGAAGACGGAAATGCAGAGGCATTATGTTATG TATTATGAAATGTCATATGGTCTTAATGTGGAGATGCATAAACAG aCAGAAATAGCAAAGAGACTGAGTGCTATCATAGGGCAGGTGCTCCCGTTCTTGGCACAGGAGCATCAGCAACAAGTGGCTTCTGCCGTGGAGAGAGCTAAGCAAGTCACCATGTCAGAACTCAACGCTATCATTGGG CAACAACAACAGCAGGGTCTGCAGCAACTGCTT CAGCAGATCCACGCGAGCGCAGGCCTGTCGCACGGCGTGGGCGGCGCGCAGGCGCTGCTGGGCGCCGGCGGCTTGCTGTTCGCGCCCGGCGCCGCGCCCCCGCCCCCGCCGCATCTACCTCCCCCCGCACACAAG GTGGAGCTCCCCCCTCCCGCGGACATAAAGCCCCCCGTGCTGCCGGGCGggccggcgccgccgccgctgctgccgGGGCAGCCGCCGCCTAGAGACGACGACCGGCTCGGTCCTAGGGGGCATCCACAG TTTTCCCCCAAGCCGCGTCGCTCGGTGTCCCCGCACGAGCGCGAGCAGAAGTACCGGCCGCGCTCGCCCGAGCCCGAGGCCCTCGACGTCAAGCGCAGGAAGGAGGAGAAGGTACTGGGCCAT GACAGCGACGCCGAAAAAAGTGATCAAGATCTTGTTGTTGATGTGGCAAATGAG GAGGAGAGAGGGTCACCCAGTGTCCGCACGGAGGGGGGAGAGAGGACAGAGAACGGGCCGCGACCTCCCTCGAGATCAGGCTCGTCCTCAAGCCGATCCACGCCCAAGAGTTCCAAAGAC GAGAAGCCTGGCACACCGGGCAGCACAGCGGGCTGcacgggcggcgcgggcggcaaGCCGCGGGCCGGGACGCCGACCGGGCGCTACGCGCTGCCCTACGCCTACCGCGCCCCGCACGCGCCGCTCTACGACCCGCGCGCCAACGGCATCGCGCCTGCCAAGCC TGCATATTCATACCACTCATGCGGCGGCCCCCTGCAGCCGGTGGGCTTCCCGGCGGACGCGCTGGGCGGCGCGGGCGTgccgcgggcggcgcgcgccgTGGCGGCGCTGCCGCACGGCGAGGTCGTCTGTGCAGTCGCGCTGTCACTGGCGGGGGCATCGCGACACGCCTACACCGGCGGCAAGGGCTGCGTCAAACTATGGGATATATCCAACCCAGGCTCACCTGCGGCGTTAGAACCGTTGTCGCAGCTTGATTGTttg CAACGCGACAACTACATCCGTTCGGTGAAGCTGCTGCCGGACGGGCGGACGCTGATCGTGGGCGGCGAGGCGTCCAACCTGTCCATCTGGGACCTGGCGTCGCCCACGCCGCGCATGCGCGCCGAGCTCACCTCCTCCGCGCCCGCCTGCTACGCGCTCGCCATCAGCCCCGACTCCAAG GTGTGCTTCAGCTGTTGTTCAGACGGCAACATAGCGGTGTGGGATCTTCAGAACCAAACATTAGTTAGGCAATTCCAAG GTCACACGGACGGCGCGTCGTGCATCGACATCAGCGGCGACGGCACGCGGCTGTGGACGGGCGGGCTGGACAACACCGTCCGCTCGTGGGACCTGCGCGAGGGCCGCCAGCTGCACCAGCACGACTTCTCCAGCCAGATCTTCTCGCTCGGATACTGTCCCACGG GTTCGTGGCTAGCAGTGGGCATGGAGAACTCTCACGTGGAGGTGCTACACGCGGGCAAGCCGGACCGCTACCAGCTGCTGCTGCACGAGTCCTGCGTGCTGTCGCTGAAGTTCGCGGCCGCCGGCAAGTGGTTCGTGTCCACGGGGAAGGACAACCTGCTCAATGCCTGGCGTACGCCCTATGGAGCTAGTATATTCCAG TCTAAGGAGTCATCATCGGTGCTCAGTTGTGATATATCAGCGGACGATAAGTTCATAGTGACGGGTTCAGGTGACAAGAAGGCGACAGTCTACGAAGTGATGTACTGA
- the LOC124636815 gene encoding protein groucho-like isoform X1, whose protein sequence is MYPTATRHPAAAVRGPQPPAGPIKFTIADTLERIKEEFNFLQAQYHTLKLECEKLASEKTEMQRHYVMYYEMSYGLNVEMHKQTEIAKRLSAIIGQVLPFLAQEHQQQVASAVERAKQVTMSELNAIIGQQQQQGLQQLLQQIHASAGLSHGVGGAQALLGAGGLLFAPGAAPPPPPHLPPPAHKVELPPPADIKPPVLPGGPAPPPLLPGQPPPRDDDRLGPRGHPQFSPKPRRSVSPHEREQKYRPRSPEPEALDVKRRKEEKVLGHVSLCSDSDAEKSDQDLVVDVANEEERGSPSVRTEGGERTENGPRPPSRSGSSSSRSTPKSSKDEKPGTPGSTAGCTGGAGGKPRAGTPTGRYALPYAYRAPHAPLYDPRANGIAPAKPAYSYHSCGGPLQPVGFPADALGGAGVPRAARAVAALPHGEVVCAVALSLAGASRHAYTGGKGCVKLWDISNPGSPAALEPLSQLDCLQRDNYIRSVKLLPDGRTLIVGGEASNLSIWDLASPTPRMRAELTSSAPACYALAISPDSKVCFSCCSDGNIAVWDLQNQTLVRQFQGHTDGASCIDISGDGTRLWTGGLDNTVRSWDLREGRQLHQHDFSSQIFSLGYCPTGSWLAVGMENSHVEVLHAGKPDRYQLLLHESCVLSLKFAAAGKWFVSTGKDNLLNAWRTPYGASIFQSKESSSVLSCDISADDKFIVTGSGDKKATVYEVMY, encoded by the exons ATGTATCCAACTGCTACGCGGCACCCGGCGGCCGCGGTAAGg GGACCTCAGCCACCTGCAGGACCTATAAAATTTACAATAGCTGACACACTAGAGAGAATTAAAGAGGAATTCAACTTTTTACAAGCCCAATATCACAC tttgaaattggaatgtGAGAAACTGGCCAGTGAGAAGACGGAAATGCAGAGGCATTATGTTATG TATTATGAAATGTCATATGGTCTTAATGTGGAGATGCATAAACAG aCAGAAATAGCAAAGAGACTGAGTGCTATCATAGGGCAGGTGCTCCCGTTCTTGGCACAGGAGCATCAGCAACAAGTGGCTTCTGCCGTGGAGAGAGCTAAGCAAGTCACCATGTCAGAACTCAACGCTATCATTGGG CAACAACAACAGCAGGGTCTGCAGCAACTGCTT CAGCAGATCCACGCGAGCGCAGGCCTGTCGCACGGCGTGGGCGGCGCGCAGGCGCTGCTGGGCGCCGGCGGCTTGCTGTTCGCGCCCGGCGCCGCGCCCCCGCCCCCGCCGCATCTACCTCCCCCCGCACACAAG GTGGAGCTCCCCCCTCCCGCGGACATAAAGCCCCCCGTGCTGCCGGGCGggccggcgccgccgccgctgctgccgGGGCAGCCGCCGCCTAGAGACGACGACCGGCTCGGTCCTAGGGGGCATCCACAG TTTTCCCCCAAGCCGCGTCGCTCGGTGTCCCCGCACGAGCGCGAGCAGAAGTACCGGCCGCGCTCGCCCGAGCCCGAGGCCCTCGACGTCAAGCGCAGGAAGGAGGAGAAGGTACTGGGCCATGTGAGTCTATGTAGT GACAGCGACGCCGAAAAAAGTGATCAAGATCTTGTTGTTGATGTGGCAAATGAG GAGGAGAGAGGGTCACCCAGTGTCCGCACGGAGGGGGGAGAGAGGACAGAGAACGGGCCGCGACCTCCCTCGAGATCAGGCTCGTCCTCAAGCCGATCCACGCCCAAGAGTTCCAAAGAC GAGAAGCCTGGCACACCGGGCAGCACAGCGGGCTGcacgggcggcgcgggcggcaaGCCGCGGGCCGGGACGCCGACCGGGCGCTACGCGCTGCCCTACGCCTACCGCGCCCCGCACGCGCCGCTCTACGACCCGCGCGCCAACGGCATCGCGCCTGCCAAGCC TGCATATTCATACCACTCATGCGGCGGCCCCCTGCAGCCGGTGGGCTTCCCGGCGGACGCGCTGGGCGGCGCGGGCGTgccgcgggcggcgcgcgccgTGGCGGCGCTGCCGCACGGCGAGGTCGTCTGTGCAGTCGCGCTGTCACTGGCGGGGGCATCGCGACACGCCTACACCGGCGGCAAGGGCTGCGTCAAACTATGGGATATATCCAACCCAGGCTCACCTGCGGCGTTAGAACCGTTGTCGCAGCTTGATTGTttg CAACGCGACAACTACATCCGTTCGGTGAAGCTGCTGCCGGACGGGCGGACGCTGATCGTGGGCGGCGAGGCGTCCAACCTGTCCATCTGGGACCTGGCGTCGCCCACGCCGCGCATGCGCGCCGAGCTCACCTCCTCCGCGCCCGCCTGCTACGCGCTCGCCATCAGCCCCGACTCCAAG GTGTGCTTCAGCTGTTGTTCAGACGGCAACATAGCGGTGTGGGATCTTCAGAACCAAACATTAGTTAGGCAATTCCAAG GTCACACGGACGGCGCGTCGTGCATCGACATCAGCGGCGACGGCACGCGGCTGTGGACGGGCGGGCTGGACAACACCGTCCGCTCGTGGGACCTGCGCGAGGGCCGCCAGCTGCACCAGCACGACTTCTCCAGCCAGATCTTCTCGCTCGGATACTGTCCCACGG GTTCGTGGCTAGCAGTGGGCATGGAGAACTCTCACGTGGAGGTGCTACACGCGGGCAAGCCGGACCGCTACCAGCTGCTGCTGCACGAGTCCTGCGTGCTGTCGCTGAAGTTCGCGGCCGCCGGCAAGTGGTTCGTGTCCACGGGGAAGGACAACCTGCTCAATGCCTGGCGTACGCCCTATGGAGCTAGTATATTCCAG TCTAAGGAGTCATCATCGGTGCTCAGTTGTGATATATCAGCGGACGATAAGTTCATAGTGACGGGTTCAGGTGACAAGAAGGCGACAGTCTACGAAGTGATGTACTGA